From the genome of Phaeodactylum tricornutum CCAP 1055/1 chromosome 9, whole genome shotgun sequence:
ACAGGCACATGTGGAACGAACATCTCATTGAGAAACCCGGAAACTACTGAACGTCCTGGTTCGGTTCACTATGAGCACCCGGAAGAGCGTTCCCATTGACACGTGGGGTTGTCTCGGGTCGATAGGTCCTGAGCTTCCCTCACGATGGGGAAGCAACCGAGTGCGCCGATCTCGCGAGAGATGCGAACGGAGGGAGAGGGAAAGATTGGCGGGTGCCATCCTCCGGTAAGGTCCAGTCCAGTCCAGTCCCTATCCCAACTCGAGTCGGTTCAGAAGTTGGAATGCGACCCTAGAGTCTTCTTGGTTGGAGCAAGAGTGTGCGGTCTCATCGATAGCAGCACCATTGGACGATTGTTGCGAAGTTGGAGTTGATTCGCCAGCCCCTCCCTTCCGTGCCATCGTTGGATCGGATTAGCTTCGGACAGTCTTACAGTCGGACTACATTACACATCACTAAACTACACCATCCGTACCGCACGCCCGGTTGAGCTACCCGAGTCAGCAACTTTGTGAATTTGCGCGACGCATACCAAGAAAGACCGTCACTAGCTGCGTTTCATGGCAATGGTAATCATGTCTTCGCTGTACCGGAACCTTTCCGTTCtgttgccgttgctgctACTATTGGCTCGGTCGACGCAAGCCTTTCCCCAACTCTCCGTCACCGGCGGGGCGCTACGCTTGCCGACGGCCCGTGAACAGGCATTCGCTTTGCGATCAACTACGGGAGCTGGTATCCGTTCTctgcagcaacaacagcaacgaccaAACCTACCCTTGTACGCACAGCTTCCCGAAGCCGTCGgcgaagatgaagacgacaatcGTCATGCCGAACCCCAATCCCCCGGGCTTTGGCAGCGATGCCGTCCGTGGCTCCCTTTCCTGCGCCACCACCCACACGCGTCACGGATCCCGTCCACACGCCACCGTTTTACACTCCGTCGCGTCACGACAgcagccgccgccgccttggTAGGGACTACGCTAGGCAGCGCTCTGTGTGTTCCACAAGCCGCCCACGCCTCGGCTCCCGTCATGGCCTTGCCCAAGGCCGAAGGCCGCGATCCGGCGTCGGAAGCCTTGTTGGAAGCCGAACGCCGGCAAATCAAAGTCACGCAACAAGAATTGCAGGACATGGCGGCCACGGCACGGAAAATTGAAGCCACGCAGGGAGAAGCCGCCCGCGTGCGCTACGAGCATGAATACCAGGAGGCCCGTGAAGCCAAGGCGGCCCGGAAAAAAGCCGACCTGGAGGCCTTGCGACGGGAATTGTTGGATCAAGGTATTGACCCCTTTACCGATATTGAAGGGAAGCGACAGGTCATTGCTTTCGAGAAGGGGGTCGATTTGGGGAAAATCCCCGGGACGCCGTTTCATCTCGAAAAAGAATTCGAGCGCTCCAGTCGGCCGCAGCGATCGTTCGGCTACAAAAAGGTGGAGAATCGCAAAATCATTGCCTGCATGGTGCAGGATTTGAAGAATCGCGGCCTCGATCCGCTCGAGTATTTTCGGACACACGGAGACAAGGCGGCCGATATTTTGGACCTACCCGCCCCGCAAGCCGCCTCACTCGCCCAGCAGTACCAGGCCAATCTGGAAGCCTACGGGCAGATTCGCGTCCCGCAAGAAGGAGAAGTCAGTGCCAAGGAGCGGCTCGCACAAGCAGCCGCCAACGATCCGTCTTTTCAAGAACAGGCCAAGGCCCAAGCCAAGGCTTTGAAAGCGCAGGCAAAACAAGCCAAGGCCGATATCAAGGCCAAAGCGCAGGAAGCGAAACGGGTCGCAAAGGAAGAAGCCCAACGCATAAAAGCGGAAATGAAAGCAGCCAAACAGGCAGAAAAAGATCGCGCCAAGGCAGTGGCGGCCGGGGCCGCCACTGCCGTAGCGGGGGCTTCGACCGCGGTCGGCTCGGCAGTAGACCAAGGGGCCGAAATGGTGCAAGAACAAGTTGCTGGAGCCGTGGAAACGTTATCGCCTGGTATTGACGGACGCAGTGGTGCAGGGCCGGACAGCGGAGAAGATTGGACGTTGCCACAGGAAGTCATGGATGGTGCGCCAGTACCTACCGCCTCTTCTACCTCCTTGAAAGGAAAGATTCAAGCCATGCCCATTGTTCCCGTATCAGCCTTTGTCGTGGCGGCCGGTGGTGGGGTCGCTTTCAAGGTGTACCGGGATAAGCAGACgaaggaggaagaggaaCGCCAACGGCAATTCAAATTGCTCATGGgagatgacgatgacattCGCCGTCCGTCCAAAATGACCCCAACAAGTGCACCTGccttggaagaaatcgaatccAACGTACCCGACATGAAGCAGACGGAGAaaccaaaagcaaaggaaGAGCCGCCCCGAAAGGAAAATGCTGCAacaaaaaaggaagaaaccCCTGTAGCGCCGAAAAAAACGAAGCGCATCGGATTGACCAAAGTTTTttccaagaagaagaacgccCGCGAAACTGATTTGAAGGCTCTGTTGGCGGATGATGCGACGGCACCCAATTTGGCCGAACTCTTGGCCAAAACCCTGACCTTTGGAGCTCCGGGACGGTTTCCGAAAGTCGTTGGGCTACCCGGAGGCATGCCCATGGAAACTTTCGACTTGGAATtggccaaagaaaagctaATTGCGGCCCAAACGGATTCAGGTTTGTCTCTGAAAGAATCGGCCGAAGTCTTCGCCAACGTTGTAAACTGCATGCTCATTGATATTGTAGATTTGGCATCGACTtcgttgaaagaaaaggacgACAAGCTGACGGTTGACGCAATTAATATAGTCGTGGACTTTATGAACCATGCTGCTTCCTTGTACGATTCCGTTGCCGAAGGTGTCGTCATTACACCGGTAACGTATGGCGGGAGCCTCAGCAAGTCGAAGCTAGAGCAAATGTACACGGCTTACGCAGTTTCGGGTATGACTAATATGGCCAACCTCAGCGACGACTTTGAAAACCGAGTAGCCCTCTTGCAGGATGTCTTTCAAATTAACGAAAAGAAGGCTGAAGGACTAATGATGAAGGCGGTACAAAAGAACATGATGAACATGCTCAAGGACGGTGAGGGTATGGAAGGAATGGAGGATATGCTCAAGGAAATGGGTGGTATGGAAGGAATGGGTGACATGGCATCCATGATGGGACCAGATGGCGAAGGTCCGAATCCGGAACAGCTCAAGGAAATGCTATTGTCGCTCAAGCAGCTGAAGGACTCGGGGTCTATCCCCCCTGACGAGCTAGATGCTGTGAAGTCTCAATTCAAGGAAGCTTTTGGTTCCGGCATTGACGAAGTTATGAAAGATGCGGATGCGCAGGGTGGGGAACTCACTAGTGATGACAAAGAGCTTCTTGACCTAATGAAATCAATTCTGGACGGCTGAAATGGTCGACCGCCAAATTCACCCACAAGTTAAACTTAGACTTTAATGTATCCCTTGGTTGCCTTTTCCGTGTGGTATCGTCTTTAGAATAGCAACTAGAGCTCTGATACGACAGGAACAaattcttccaaagaaaaacCCGGTGCATTACCTCCTTTTCCCGAAAAGTGTCCGGTCCAGGCCAaagctctttttggaaaacgcTTGCCATTCTCTAAAGAAACTCCGATGCGCAGCGTTTAAAGTGCTAGAGGATGATTCGCCGGAAGCGTCGTTCTTTGGCCGATCAGATGCAGCTTCTGTCGAAGCCTGGCTGTCTCGCGGAGGAGAAATGCCATCTTGAACAACTTCTAGTGGATGACCAAACTCTCTGGATACAACCGACGGGATTCTCGGTTCCAATGGGCTTCCCGTACCATCAGACACTACTCCAGAGTCCTGTGTTTGTCTGCTATCTGAGTTTTCCATAGAATCTCCTTCTACTACCGAATCGGACTGTCCAACATTTGTATTCAACTCGCTTTGAGCCTGCTCAATCGTTGCCTCGAGTTCATCCATAATACCAGCAGGAAGCCTAACACCACTCGGTGTGCCGGAGATTGGGATTTGTGTAGGTTCAGTTTCTGAAGTAGACAGATCCAAGTCGTCGTGCGCCTCTGGATATGGAAGGGCATTGTCGGGGGCATCGCTATTGCTACTTTGTACATTTCCTGCGACATTCTCACCCCCGTTCTCTTTCCGAACATCATCCAATTTGACCCCCTTCTTTCGATAGGCCAATACATCACGTGGCGGTTccttttcatttttggaGTTCATCGCGAGTTCCATGATTTCTTTTTTCCTGGTATACGGCACCGCATCTTGTAGATGGTCATCCATGTCTGATTTGGGGTACGGAACAACGTCCAGCGGCTGATCGCCTTGATTGGCCAAGTCCTGTGACATGGTCGCATTTTGATCGGCACGTAGCTGATCTTCCACAGGCTCCAAAAACTCATCCTGTAGAGCTACATCCCGGTCTCCTTCCTTCTTATGGCGGAGTGATGGACGTTCTTCGCCTTCGTCCAAATCGGCATCAGTGTCGTTACTTCCGTCGTCAACGACCTCGTCAAGAGAGCGTCCCGATAGATTCGCGTCGGTCACGTTATTTTGGGATGTAGAGTACAAACGTGGTTGGTCCAATTGACCTATTTCTGTGGCCTCCTTTGCAGAATCGAGCGTTGGTTCGGCCACGTCCGCGTCCGTATAGAATTCGTCCACCAGCGTCAAATCGCGGTCGCCTTCTTTTTTATGGCCCGTGGACGGTTGCTCCATTACGGTTTCTGCATCCTCTTCGGAGTTCTCCACCTCTGAAGACTCTGTGTTTCGACTAGATGGATTCCCAGTCTCAGTGTCGGCAAGCGTCGTGTTTCCGTGCTCTACCATGGGTGTCGAGGCCTCGGTAGAGTTCGTCTCCGGCGTACCGGTGGCGGATGATGCTGTATAGAGCTTGGGTTGGTCAGTTCCGAGGCTCGCCGCATCCGTCTCCGAGGTATCGGTTTCGGGAACGCCTTTTGTTTCATTCTCCACCAGGGGTGACTCCGTTTGTTTCCCGCGACTCTCAGTGTATTCTTCATCCTCACGGTCGCCCGGTGTATCCCCTTCCCGCAACGCCCGCAACACTTTGCCAGAAAAGGTTTCCGTCAGCGGCTCTACTTTGTCCACCGCGACGGGAAGCTCTTTCCCAAATTCCAGTGAAATTAAAGGGGACACTATGGGCGCGGTCTTGGTAGAATTCCGAATGGACGTGTTCGGTCCATCTCGAACTTCCGGACTGGATTCCCGAACCAGCGGTTCCGGAACGGGTTCCGTGGCAACTGCGTCGACTGCTGCCACGATGGTGTCCTCCGGCACGTCGGCAGTTGCCTTCTTGGTATCTCCTGTGGCGgactcgtcgttctcgttgCGTGGCGCGGCGGcaggcgtcgtcgtcgtcgcgagGATCTGTTGCACAACCGCCTTGCCCAGACGAGCGTTCAGAAAGGTCGCCATATACCGAATTTGTTCGGAAGGACCACCATTTTGGTCGGGCTCGTCGTCCGGCAAGACGTCGGTGTCGTCGCGGTCGCGTTGGAACGGACGGGCCGTATCCGCACGGAATCGTACGGACGCCACGTCGCCGTGTGTACGATGATCAACACCACGGCGGacccacgacgacgacgatggtggtggttgtATCCAACCAACGGTAGCGTCGAGCGGCCCAAGGTACGCCGCCACAATGAGTCCGAACGTCAGTGATGGCGTCGCGAGGATTCCCATCCCACGAGGTGGAGGATTGGTGTGTGTGGAAGAAGATCTGTGCACGCGGTAGCAAACTCCGTCGTCCGGGTTTGTGGCGAAGGTCGATCGATCGTTGGATCGTTGGCTAAATGCGAGTTTACGGTAAGGGATTGTGCTCGAATTGTTATTTGGGGAACAGTCTGTGGCGCTTGGTGCTTTTGGGTAACAACGATACAGACAAGAGAGATTGGTTACAAGTATTGGGATTCTCGTCCCggccccccccccccccatgTTGGAGGCAATCGAAACGAAGGGGGAACGTGACGACCATCCGCACCACTACGACACAAACGATTGACATCCTTTTGATTCTATTCCTATACCGGACATGTCGGATAAATATGTACAGTATGTCCACGACAGGAGGGTCTCACGTTTCGCGTACGTCAGCAATCAACTGCCGTAGACGACCCGACTCGCTCACTATCAATACGCTACTCTAACTAGCAGAGTAGCTATCCGTAACACCGGGTGTGCGCCTTCCATTCCGTCTGTGATTGGTTCGTCCGAAACAGTCTCCATATCATCGTGACGTGTGTCAGGAGGCTCTTCACGGTAGGCCAGGCCTCACTCGCGTAGGCCAGGCCAAGGCCCGACGTTCATGATTGGTCCCCAAGACCGTGCTACCTATAGAGACAAGAACCAGCGCACCCGCCCAGAAGGCCGTCGATGTCGACATTCTTTTTCCCAAAGCAATACTATTGCTAGTACATAGGTTTCGGTTACCCTCGAGAACAAGGCTCCTTTGCCCTTCGAGACCTCGATCAACAGTCAAGGTGGTGTGTATTTACGTCAATAGACATATCTACGTCTCGAAGTCGTTCATTTTTCTCCCTGCTGGCGATTGTACCGAAACGAGTTCCTGCTGTTTACCCGCACGTACGACTTGGAATATTCCGGGAAGCGAGAGGGGGGGACGCTTGCCGTGTTCGGAATTCTTTGTGGGTACAACCCAAGAAAGAGTCGTCAGCCAACCACCGTTCCGCATCCTTCGCTACGGAGTGCGACACGTGAAACGCTTTGGTCACTGTGCGACGGTATCCCCGTACCATTGTGAACAATGGTAACGTCCAGAGTTACCGGTTTCGGAATGCTCATGCTGGTGTTGTGGCGAACCGTGGGGATCGCACACGCGTTCCTATCGACGAGTCCATCAATTCCTGTACACCGTAAGAATACTATGGAGAGTCCTTTCACTTATGCTCACCTGCACGTTCCGTCTGCGTCTCGCATCACGGGTGACAACTTTCGTCCGCAGACAATCCACGCTACCGCACTGCAGCTGCTACCCTCCACGATGGTGTTGCCGTTGACTACGAGTTCGATCTCCCGCCCCACACGAACCGTTCCAACGATTGAAGGCAGTCCAATTCTGCAAGTCACGGCGTTGCGGGACCCATCCCACGATACCCCACGGCGGTGGCGAACGAGAATGGCGGCTTGGTTCCGTCCCCTCCGTACCGTCCTCCGTGCTCCGCGCCGTCGTAAACTCGGTACGATTCTGTTGACCGGACTCTGGTTCTGGGCGCGGGGGTGCACGGGTCCACCTCCCGCCGTTGCCGCGGCTGCCCATTCAATGCCATCCTCCCGTGTCGCTCCGTCCCGGCAGACCCGCACCCGTCACGGTTCTACCGCCGCCAACCCGTCGCGCAAGGCCGGGACGGCCCCCGGCGCCGCCCCCCGCCATACCGTCGCCTCCCGTCGAGGCACCCGGTGGCTAGTGGCCACCGGTACGGGCACCGTTCTCGCCGCCACGGGATACGCCGTCACGGAACGTCGTCACCGCGCCAAAGAACAATTCCGTCAGGATCATCCGGATCAGCCCGAATTGTACGATCAACGGGAAGAAATTGTGGGCGACGAACTCGTCTACACCAAAGTCACCACGCGGTCGcagcaagacgaagaaaaggcgtTGGTCACTACGCGCAAACTCGTCCGCGAGCAGGCGCGGAAAATGGTCCAAAATGTTCTGCACGAACAGGAACAGCGTGAAAAGAAAGGCACGGCCAACCGGGGCGGGAACGTGCCGCGGGCCTGGCAGGAAGAAACCGAACGCCGACGCACCCGGCCAGCGGACGACTTGCCGCCCGCCTTGCGGGACACGGGCGCAACCAAGAGCAACAGCGATACGCCCCTGGCTTGGCGCCAGCGAGTGGAACAGATTCTcaagccgccgtcgccaCCGAAGCCTGTTGTGCCGCAACTGGACAATATTACTCCGTTTGTTGGCCgtgcgccgccgccgtcgagGACCGGGATCAATGGTGATTATGACGCGTCGGGTATGATGATGAGTGAAATCGATTACGGCGACATCGAGCCACCACCAGCAGTGTCCAACAGTGACGCACCCCAGGCCTGGAAACAAAAGGGACGACAGACGATCGACGACATcatcgacgaagaagacacCAATAGCGATGCTCCGCAGGCGTGGACCGAGTCAACAGGTGCAACTTCTACAGACAACACGAATCGTGATGCTCCGAGCGCTTGGTCGAATGCACCTCCTCGCCCAAGCGTGGACAACGCGCTTTCGAAGCGTGAGAATTTACCACCGCGTCGATCCATTGAAGAAGTCCTGGGTGTTGACGATAGTCTCCCCGACCCAGCTGCTTCCATGATTCCCACCGGCAACCAACCCAATTTGGAAGGGATTTTAAGTTCGGACAAGTCGGACAGCGACGCCCCGCTTATGTGGAGGGAGGGGGGCGTCGCCGGCAATACCAACGAAGCTTTGCCACCGGCTGATGGAGATACACCGTTGCTATGGCGGGAAGAGGCCCAGCGCCAACGTAGGGAAGGAAGACCGCAACGCTATCCCTGGGAAGGTCCTCCGCCGCCGGAAAATGCCAAATCCGTGGTAACGGACGGTTTAGCGTACCCCGAACCAGATGCGCAACCGTCCAGGGATCCAGACCCGATTGCAGAAGAATCAGAGGCGGAAAATGAATTGGCTGCATTTGAAGAGGAGCCAGTCGTCATGGAGGAACTGTCCGTCACGGATGAATCGGCTTTTGCCGAGGCACCCCCTCTTCTCGAGTATGAACCGCCCAGGGTCACTATGGATGATTTAGAGACGGAAATTCACGTCGCCGAGTCCAAGCGAGAGGAAACTTCGTCCGAACTAGTCTCGCAAGTCGAAACCGCAGCCCCTAAGGAAGCTGAAGTTCCGGAATTGGAATCAGTAACAAAAGTGGAAGATCTACTTGAAGACCAAGGGGCCACCGCCGACGTAGTGGATTTCGTCGACCCcgacaacaaaacaaatcGGAGCGATCCGGCGAAATCGGACaggaagaaacaaaaaatgaatcaaccgaaaacgaaagaagaggaagaagaactgCAAAGAAAGTACGCCGCTGCACCAACTTTGGAAGACAAGGCCTTCCAGATCCTCAAGGATCTGGGCATGCTGGAAGACATTAGCGAAGAGAATGAAAGCGAGGACAAGAGCACATAAGCATTAAGTCCGTTTAATTCTTTGGTACTCATTACATTATACGTGCAACGCACTGCAGCGCTCCAAGTACAACCATGACTATTCTCTTGGGCTCTCTAAAAATAAATCCATTTTCACACATTCTTGTAAACTTTTAATTATGGCAgtgcaacagcaaaagcaaacACACTTGGCCACTGCTGCTTCAGTCTGCAGACTCTTCTTCGTGTTCAGTGCCTGAGTGACCCGCACCACGTGCTTGGCTTAGACACTCGCTTTTCCACCTTGTAGAAGCGGTCCCATCGTTTGCTTGAGAACGTTGGCATCCAATTGCCACAGATTAGTGGTTTGTAGACTCATAACGGTTGCGTTGTAGATACCGTTACCCGAGAAAATTTCGTCGCCAAACCAGGCGCCACCTTTAAGAGTCGCGCGTTTCGACACCGAATCACTGTAGCACTGCCCGGACGAAATCACGAACATCTTTTCACCCTGTGCGCCCTGCTGAGCAATAGTCTCGCCCCGACCAAAGGTAACTTCATCCATTATAGCGGCCAATTTGTTGATCCCATCCGAGTCGAGATACTGAAAATACGGAATTTCGCTCAATGCCTTCTTGAGACCCTTGCGGTGATCTTGGGCCTGTACCAGGACTTGACGAAAGGCCGATCGGTGCAGAGCCCAGAGGTGCCCGTCCGTCTTCGCGACGATAGAAGCGGAACGCGGCGCCGAGTACATGAGCGCAAGTTCACCAAAACTGGGATGTGCGTGGCGGGCCCGGGATCCTTCGTATACGTGGACAATGTGACCACCCTGTCCCGATTCGTCCTGGTCACCGTCGGGGACAATGCGGACTTCAAATTGGCCTTCGTCGATGATATAAAAGCGATCCCCGACCGTGTTCTGCCGAATTACCCAGGTACCCTGCTTGACCGGCACCGATTCCATACAGGCAAATATCATTTCGCGTTGTTCTTCCGTGACGTTGCGGAACATGACCGAAGCCTTGATCGCTTCGGCGAtgccttccttttcctccgcCGTCTTTTCCGTTGCGTGTTCCTTCCAATCGAATGGTTCGTCGGGCAAGACGGAATGTTCCGAACCCCGTTTGAGCGCTTCAATCGCCTTTGATTTTTCCTTGGTTGCGTGTTTCCGCACGGGCCGCAGTCCTTCCATCGTGGTAATGGCACCGTCGACTGCATCGTCGCTGGAGGGGAGCGTGAGACGCTTGGCCCCGCTGTTGGCCAGTGTGGACGCGTTGTTGGTGCGTGCGCCACCGGACAGTGCTTGCTCGGGATCGACCTTGACCTGATCCACAAACATGCAAATAATGGTGATATCATCCGTGCGCAATTCGTATTGCAACCACAGTTCGTACGCTTCCGCCACGACGGCACGACAGGCCTCGAGTGGATCATTAAACTTGGCACAAATATCAATGACGGACTGGTTGGTCAAGAATTCGAACACCCCGTCACTGGCGAGCACAATAATCTTATCGTCCGGGGTCATTTCCCGCGTGAGCAGCTCCGGTTCGGCATAGACACCCAAGTCTTCCGCCATGGCGTCTCCGATGGACCGGGTAAAGGCCGTCCCGGGAAAGTCCCCATCGGGACTCCACACCCGGGGCGGGTCGCCCCCTTCGTCCAGCTCTTCCCCCAGGACgaaatcgtcgtcttcgccatTTTCGGAAATATCTTGAATCGGTTCAAGTCCTTCCAACTGATCCAAACTGAGAACACGGGCTCCGGTGGCGCGAATCCGCGAGCGTTCATCCTTGCGGTAGGGTGTTTGATCCCGACTCAAGGGCACGGCTTTCAAGTTGTTGCGTGACGTCGTAGCCGGGGCGGCGGATTCCGGCAAGTTCCCGGTGACGGCTTGTCCCAGAACGGCGCGACTGTCTCCAACGTTGGCAATGGTCATACGGTTGCGCCGTCCGTGGAAGTAGACACTAATGGCGGTTGTCCCACTGAGTGAATCGTCTACCTTGGGATTCTTACGTAGCGTGCGGTTGGTTTCCACGTGTGCCTTGGTGATGCAGTGGTGCACTTCTTCCTTGGTGAGTTCGGCGGCGGTTTGCGACTTGCGTGCGTTGACGAATCCATGCACATGCTTGTGCAGGTTGTGTTTGGCAAAAATGGCGCAGCCGTCGCCATCCTTGCCGTGTC
Proteins encoded in this window:
- a CDS encoding predicted protein, which gives rise to MAMVIMSSLYRNLSVLLPLLLLLARSTQAFPQLSVTGGALRLPTAREQAFALRSTTGAGIRSLQQQQQRPNLPLYAQLPEAVGEDEDDNRHAEPQSPGLWQRCRPWLPFLRHHPHASRIPSTRHRFTLRRVTTAAAAALVGTTLGSALCVPQAAHASAPVMALPKAEGRDPASEALLEAERRQIKVTQQELQDMAATARKIEATQGEAARVRYEHEYQEAREAKAARKKADLEALRRELLDQGIDPFTDIEGKRQVIAFEKGVDLGKIPGTPFHLEKEFERSSRPQRSFGYKKVENRKIIACMVQDLKNRGLDPLEYFRTHGDKAADILDLPAPQAASLAQQYQANLEAYGQIRVPQEGEVSAKERLAQAAANDPSFQEQAKAQAKALKAQAKQAKADIKAKAQEAKRVAKEEAQRIKAEMKAAKQAEKDRAKAVAAGAATAVAGASTAVGSAVDQGAEMVQEQVAGAVETLSPGIDGRSGAGPDSGEDWTLPQEVMDGAPVPTASSTSLKGKIQAMPIVPVSAFVVAAGGGVAFKVYRDKQTKEEEERQRQFKLLMGDDDDIRRPSKMTPTSAPALEEIESNVPDMKQTEKPKAKEEPPRKENAATKKEETPVAPKKTKRIGLTKVFSKKKNARETDLKALLADDATAPNLAELLAKTLTFGAPGRFPKVVGLPGGMPMETFDLELAKEKLIAAQTDSGLSLKESAEVFANVVNCMLIDIVDLASTSLKEKDDKLTVDAINIVVDFMNHAASLYDSVAEGVVITPVTYGGSLSKSKLEQMYTAYAVSGMTNMANLSDDFENRVALLQDVFQINEKKAEGLMMKAVQKNMMNMLKDGEGMEGMEDMLKEMGGMEGMGDMASMMGPDGEGPNPEQLKEMLLSLKQLKDSGSIPPDELDAVKSQFKEAFGSGIDEVMKDADAQGGELTSDDKELLDLMKSILDG
- a CDS encoding predicted protein, encoding MGILATPSLTFGLIVAAYLGPLDATVGWIQPPPSSSSWVRRGVDHRTHGDVASVRFRADTARPFQRDRDDTDVLPDDEPDQNGGPSEQIRYMATFLNARLGKAVVQQILATTTTPAAAPRNENDESATGDTKKATADVPEDTIVAAVDAVATEPVPEPLVRESSPEVRDGPNTSIRNSTKTAPIVSPLISLEFGKELPVAVDKVEPLTETFSGKVLRALREGDTPGDREDEEYTESRGKQTESPLVENETKGVPETDTSETDAASLGTDQPKLYTASSATGTPETNSTEASTPMVEHGNTTLADTETGNPSSRNTESSEVENSEEDAETVMEQPSTGHKKEGDRDLTLVDEFYTDADVAEPTLDSAKEATEIGQLDQPRLYSTSQNNVTDANLSGRSLDEVVDDGSNDTDADLDEGEERPSLRHKKEGDRDVALQDEFLEPVEDQLRADQNATMSQDLANQGDQPLDVVPYPKSDMDDHLQDAVPYTRKKEIMELAMNSKNEKEPPRDVLAYRKKGVKLDDVRKENGGENVAGNVQSSNSDAPDNALPYPEAHDDLDLSTSETEPTQIPISGTPSGVRLPAGIMDELEATIEQAQSELNTNVGQSDSVVEGDSMENSDSRQTQDSGVVSDGTGSPLEPRIPSVVSREFGHPLEVVQDGISPPRDSQASTEAASDRPKNDASGESSSSTLNAAHRSFFREWQAFSKKSFGLDRTLFGKRR
- a CDS encoding predicted protein, which gives rise to NATIRYAYLSQRGFYPDDPFKANQDAYDVQIPLSNNQGDAFLGIFDGHGKDGDGCAIFAKHNLHKHVHGFVNARKSQTAAELTKEEVHHCITKAHVETNRTLRKNPKVDDSLSGTTAISVYFHGRRNRMTIANVGDSRAVLGQAVTGNLPESAAPATTSRNNLKAVPLSRDQTPYRKDERSRIRATGARVLSLDQLEGLEPIQDISENGEDDDFVLGEELDEGGDPPRVWSPDGDFPGTAFTRSIGDAMAEDLGVYAEPELLTREMTPDDKIIVLASDGVFEFLTNQSVIDICAKFNDPLEACRAVVAEAYELWLQYELRTDDITIICM
- a CDS encoding predicted protein, giving the protein KTAEEKEGIAEAIKASVMFRNVTEEQREMIFACMESVPVKQGTWVIRQNTVGDRFYIIDEGQFEVRIVPDGDQDESGQGGHIVHVYEGSRARHAHPSFGELALMYSAPRSASIVAKTDGHLWALHRSAFRQVLVQAQDHRKGLKKALSEIPYFQYLDSDGINKLAAIMDEVTFGRGETIAQQGAQGEKMFVISSGQCYSDSVSKRATLKGGAWFGDEIFSGNGIYNATVMSLQTTNLWQLDANVLKQTMGPLLQGGKASV
- a CDS encoding predicted protein — encoded protein: MAAWFRPLRTVLRAPRRRKLGTILLTGLWFWARGCTGPPPAVAAAAHSMPSSRVAPSRQTRTRHGSTAANPSRKAGTAPGAAPRHTVASRRGTRWLVATGTGTVLAATGYAVTERRHRAKEQFRQDHPDQPELYDQREEIVGDELVYTKVTTRSQQDEEKALVTTRKLVREQARKMVQNVLHEQEQREKKGTANRGGNVPRAWQEETERRRTRPADDLPPALRDTGATKSNSDTPLAWRQRVEQILKPPSPPKPVVPQLDNITPFVGRAPPPSRTGINGDYDASGMMMSEIDYGDIEPPPAVSNSDAPQAWKQKGRQTIDDIIDEEDTNSDAPQAWTESTGATSTDNTNRDAPSAWSNAPPRPSVDNALSKRENLPPRRSIEEVLGVDDSLPDPAASMIPTGNQPNLEGILSSDKSDSDAPLMWREGGVAGNTNEALPPADGDTPLLWREEAQRQRREGRPQRYPWEGPPPPENAKSVVTDGLAYPEPDAQPSRDPDPIAEESEAENELAAFEEEPVVMEELSVTDESAFAEAPPLLEYEPPRVTMDDLETEIHVAESKREETSSELVSQVETAAPKEAEVPELESVTKVEDLLEDQGATADVVDFVDPDNKTNRSDPAKSDRKKQKMNQPKTKEEEEELQRKYAAAPTLEDKAFQILKDLGMLEDISEENESEDKST